A single genomic interval of Zingiber officinale cultivar Zhangliang chromosome 4A, Zo_v1.1, whole genome shotgun sequence harbors:
- the LOC121970598 gene encoding terpene synthase 10-like has translation MATCQAKSICAPMISVLPRRPMMVAVVKQYYGRQMFRRTLQVRSCSATSHVAALRRSGNYHPNIWTDEHVQSLSGTSTVQQEEKRERINVLKEQTRNLIREKQRVAEQLQLIDHLQQLGVAYHFKDEIADVLSRLHASLDHVSSELKDDLHATSLLFRLLRANGLSVSQDLFERFRDEKENFEARCENQIRGLLSLYEASYLEKEGETLLKEAMDFATEQLKGFMEEGSVPEAGGLREQVAHALQLPLNWRLERVQHRWFIEACSSGDDTVNPLLLEFAKLDFNLVQDMYKSELKELSTWWSGLGLSEKLPFFRDRLTENYLWALGLTYEPDNLRCRIIETKAICFITLIDDIYDVYGTLDELQLFTDAVDRWDLTAMGKLPEYMKLSFFALFNMVHEEGYRVMKETGLDVVPGLKRRWGDQCKSYFEEAKWFHHGQTPILKEYLENAWVTVSGPVLLFNAYCVGKDLTEEALKSFPSYHEITRSASTLARLYDDMGTSTDELERGDVPKYVQCYMHEKGVSEEVARREIRELMRKYWRELNASLSWDSPLEEYVKNVIINSSRISQFFYQDGDGYGKSDGETKSQIISLLFEPIQI, from the exons ATGGCTACTTGTCAAGCAAAGTCTATTTGTGCTCCCATGATATCCGTCCTCCCTCGCCGCCCGATGATGGTTGCTGTCGTCAAGCAGTATTATGGTCGACAGATGTTCAGGCGAACTCTGCAGGTCCGATCATGCAGTGCCACTAGTCATGTAGCTGCCTTGAGGCGGTCGGGGAATTATCATCCAAATATATGGACGGACGAGCATGTGCAATCTCTCTCGGGCACCTCCACG GTGCAACAAGAAGAGAAACGCGAGAGAATAAACGTACTGAAGGAACAGACCAGGAATCTAATACGCGAGAAGCAGCGAGTTGCAGAGCAGCTTCAACTGATCGACCACCTGCAACAGCTCGGCGTGGCTTACCACTTCAAAGACGAGATTGCAGACGTTTTAAGTCGTCTTCATGCTTCTTTAGACCACGTGAGCTCGGAGCTCAAGGACGATCTGCATGCCACATCGCTGCTCTTCAGGCTCCTCAGAGCAAATGGCCTCTCTGTTTCACAAG ATTTGTTCGAGAGATTTAGAGACGAGAAGGAAAACTTCGAAGCTCGCTGTGAGAACCAGATCAGAGGACTTCTGAGTCTGTACGAAGCTTCCTACCTCGAGAAGGAAGGAGAGACTTTGCTGAAGGAAGCCATGGATTTCGCAACAGAGCAGCTGAAAGGATTCATGGAGGAGGGATCTGTTCCCGAGGCTGGCGGTCTCAGAGAACAGGTGGCTCATGCGCTGCAGCTTCCACTGAATTGGCGGTTGGAGAGAGTGCAGCACAGGTGGTTCATAGAAGCATGCAGCAGTGGCGACGACACCGTCAACCCTCTCCTTCTGGAGTTTGCTAAGCTCGACTTCAATCTGGTTCAGGACATGTACAAGAGTGAACTCAAAGAGCTCTCCAC ATGGTGGTCAGGGCTCGGGCTTTCAGAGAAGCTGCCATTTTTCAGAGACAGATTAACTGAGAACTATCTGTGGGCACTTGGTTTGACTTATGAACCAGATAACTTGAGATGTAGAATCATCGAAACAAAGGCAATCTGTTTTATTACATTGATCGATGATATTTACGATGTCTATGGAACCTTGGATGAACTCCAGCTCTTCACTGATGCCGTCGACAG ATGGGACTTAACTGCCATGGGCAAGCTTCCAGAgtacatgaaactaagtttctttGCACTCTTCAACATGGTGCACGAAGAAGGCTACCGGGTGATGAAGGAGACAGGCCTGGACGTTGTGCCTGGTTTAAAGAGAAGA TGGGGAGATCAATGCAAATCATACTTTGAGGAAGCAAAATGGTTCCACCATGGCCAAACCCCCATTCTCAAGGAGTACTTGGAGAATGCATGGGTAACCGTATCAGGTCCAGTCCTCCTTTTTAATGCTTACTGTGTGGGCAAAGACTTAACTGAAGAGGCCTTGAAAAGTTTTCCCAGTTATCACGAGATCACACGCTCCGCCAGCACACTTGCTCGTCTTTACGATGATATGGGTACTTCCACG GATGAGCTAGAAAGAGGCGACGTGCCAAAATATGTTCAATGCTACATGCACGAGAAAGGTGTCTCAGAGGAAGTGGCACGTAGGGAGATAagagaattgatgaggaaataTTGGAGAGAATTGAATGCATCTCTTAGTTGGGATTCTCCATTAGAGGAGTACGTCAAGAATGTAATAATC